ACCCGCGAGGCGCTGCTGAGCAACGGCACCGTGGACGTGGTCTTCCAGACCTACACGATCACCCCGGAGCGGGCCGAGCAGGTCTCCTTCGCCGGGCCGTACTACTCCTCCGGCCTGTCCATCGCGGTCAAGAAGGGCACGACGGGGATCTCCTCGCCGCAGGATCTGAACGGCAAGACCGTCATCGCCGGGGCCAACACCCCCGCGATCCCCGCGATCAAGAAGCTCGCGCCGCAGGCGAAGATCATCACGTTCGGCGGCGACCCCGAGTGCGTCCAGGCGCTCAAGCAGGACCGCGGGGTCGCCTACGTCCAGGACGAGACGCTGCTCGTCGCCGACGCCAAGAAGGACCCCGAGCTGCAGGTCGTGGGCAAGCCGTTCACCCAGGACCCGTACGGCATCGGACTCAAGCACGGCGACGACCAGTTCAAGTCGTTCGTCAACGACTGGCTGAAGAAGATCCAGGCCAACGGGGTCTGGCAGGGCATCTGGAAGAACTCCCTCGGCACGGTCGTGCAGGGCGAGGCCCCCACGCCGCCCGAGATCGGGTCGGTGCCGGGTTCCTGATGTCGGCGCTGCTTGATCACCTGCCCGAGTTCTGGCAGGGGCTGGTCGTGACCCTCCAGATGACCGCGGCGTCGTTCGCCGGCGCCGCGGTCGTGGGGCTCGTGATCGTGGCGATGCGGGTCGGGCCGGTCCCGGTGCTGCGCACGGTCGCGACCGTCTACGTCGAGACCCTGCAGAACCTCCCGCTGCTCGTGCTGCTCGTGCTCGCGGTCTTCGGCCTGCCCGAGATCGGGCTCAAGGCCGGCCTGACCACCACCGCCGTCGTGGTGATCGCGCTGTACGAGGGCGCCTACATCGCCGAGGCACTCCGCTCGGGCGTCAACGCGATCTCCTCGGGCCAGGGCGAGGCCGCCCGGGCGCTGGGACTGACGTTCGGCCAGTCGCTGCGGCACGTCGTGCTGCCGCAGGCGCTGCGCACGGTCGTGCAGCCGATCGGCAACATCTTCATCGCGCTCACGATGAACACCTCGC
The sequence above is drawn from the Microbispora sp. ZYX-F-249 genome and encodes:
- a CDS encoding amino acid ABC transporter permease, which codes for MSALLDHLPEFWQGLVVTLQMTAASFAGAAVVGLVIVAMRVGPVPVLRTVATVYVETLQNLPLLVLLVLAVFGLPEIGLKAGLTTTAVVVIALYEGAYIAEALRSGVNAISSGQGEAARALGLTFGQSLRHVVLPQALRTVVQPIGNIFIALTMNTSLAAAVGVVELTAAANRVNLLEAQPIPIFVGAGLAYAAVAACAGFVTGRLERRLAVAR
- a CDS encoding glutamate ABC transporter substrate-binding protein; the encoded protein is MVSIKRVAAVAAVAMAGLTACAGTDSASSAVPGAAPSEGGGSGVLADAPVAAAADILPGSTMEKIKQRGELIVGGSLDAPLLSQQNPATGEVEGFDADLGKALAKYIIGQPKVKIVNSASETREALLSNGTVDVVFQTYTITPERAEQVSFAGPYYSSGLSIAVKKGTTGISSPQDLNGKTVIAGANTPAIPAIKKLAPQAKIITFGGDPECVQALKQDRGVAYVQDETLLVADAKKDPELQVVGKPFTQDPYGIGLKHGDDQFKSFVNDWLKKIQANGVWQGIWKNSLGTVVQGEAPTPPEIGSVPGS